A single window of Cyanobium sp. AMD-g DNA harbors:
- a CDS encoding S9 family peptidase, whose translation MGLFFQDPLFERFAVRALSHALYGGADFGECFVTASQISPADPDSWYRAWTATADRVFQIAESCAAAGHSVSAREAYLRASNYYRTSYLPLFGAPVDGRLVEAFDREAEAFARAAARMAPAVEAVEIPYEGTSLPGYFHRADDSGQPRPTVIATNGYDATVHEAHFAHAVAAVRRGYHCLTFDGPGQGRPLIHQGLVFRHDWENVVRPVVDYALSRPEVDPQRMALIGWSFGGYLAPRAASGEHRLAACIADPGQWDLLEALRANLPLPPAVRDRLPEIAPADLEALQGQIRSNPSLHWTFQRALCVHGLDSLADYFRIAGDYSLRGRAEQIRCPTLVAWAEGDPIARFAEQLHGALQCPRSLVRFTKAEGAGGHCEEMARSLFHQRAYDWLEDVFNSSPRG comes from the coding sequence ATGGGGCTCTTCTTTCAAGACCCGCTCTTTGAGCGGTTTGCCGTCCGCGCCCTCTCGCACGCGCTCTATGGGGGTGCTGATTTCGGCGAGTGCTTCGTCACGGCCTCTCAGATCTCGCCCGCAGATCCGGACAGCTGGTATCGGGCCTGGACCGCCACCGCCGACCGTGTGTTTCAGATCGCCGAATCCTGTGCGGCGGCCGGCCACTCGGTGAGTGCCCGCGAGGCCTACCTGCGGGCCAGCAACTACTACCGCACGTCCTACCTGCCGCTCTTCGGTGCGCCTGTGGACGGCCGGCTGGTGGAGGCCTTCGACCGGGAGGCCGAGGCGTTCGCCAGAGCAGCAGCCCGCATGGCGCCAGCGGTGGAGGCCGTGGAAATCCCCTATGAGGGCACGAGCCTGCCCGGCTACTTCCACCGTGCCGATGACTCGGGCCAGCCACGCCCCACGGTGATCGCCACCAACGGCTACGACGCCACCGTGCATGAGGCGCACTTTGCCCATGCCGTGGCCGCCGTGCGCCGCGGCTACCACTGCCTCACCTTCGACGGCCCCGGCCAGGGCCGGCCCCTCATCCACCAGGGCCTGGTGTTCCGCCACGACTGGGAGAACGTGGTGCGCCCGGTGGTCGACTACGCGCTCTCCCGCCCGGAGGTGGACCCGCAGCGGATGGCGCTGATCGGCTGGAGTTTCGGCGGCTATCTGGCGCCCCGTGCAGCCAGCGGGGAGCACCGCCTGGCGGCCTGCATCGCCGACCCCGGCCAGTGGGATCTCCTCGAGGCGTTGCGGGCGAACCTGCCGCTCCCGCCTGCCGTGCGCGATCGCCTGCCCGAGATCGCCCCCGCCGATCTCGAAGCCCTGCAGGGCCAGATCCGCTCCAATCCATCCCTGCACTGGACCTTCCAGCGGGCTCTCTGTGTGCATGGCCTCGATTCACTCGCCGATTACTTCCGGATCGCCGGCGACTACAGCCTCAGGGGACGCGCGGAACAGATCCGCTGCCCCACACTGGTGGCCTGGGCGGAAGGCGATCCGATCGCGCGCTTCGCCGAGCAGCTGCATGGCGCGCTGCAGTGTCCCCGGTCCTTGGTGCGCTTCACCAAAGCCGAAGGCGCCGGCGGCCATTGCGAGGAGATGGCGCGTTCACTGTTCCATCAGCGTGCTTACGACTGGCTGGAGGATGTGTTCAACAGCTCTCCACGCGGATGA
- a CDS encoding DUF3592 domain-containing protein, protein MNAMPLGAIQLMLAAGSVIVAVVVWYPVFLAWRWGEESRSWPTVTGTITYSGTLLLLSGGGGSAFHASYRPWVVCEYCVDHTKYKCRRISFGFRFNTVRSKAEKVAAEFVVGQNSPVHYKPGKPAMATLKAGVSAGRLRSNLLYSAVLVTLLGGGWIWVALHSVGR, encoded by the coding sequence ATGAACGCCATGCCTCTTGGAGCCATCCAGCTCATGCTTGCGGCGGGCTCCGTTATCGTCGCTGTGGTTGTGTGGTACCCAGTATTTCTGGCCTGGAGGTGGGGGGAGGAAAGCAGAAGCTGGCCGACGGTGACTGGAACGATCACCTATTCTGGCACGCTGCTTCTCCTGAGTGGTGGCGGTGGAAGTGCCTTCCATGCTTCCTATCGGCCATGGGTTGTGTGCGAGTACTGCGTCGATCACACCAAGTACAAGTGCAGACGAATCAGTTTTGGATTCCGGTTCAATACCGTCCGCAGCAAAGCAGAGAAGGTGGCGGCTGAGTTCGTCGTGGGCCAGAATTCCCCAGTTCATTACAAGCCAGGCAAGCCTGCGATGGCGACGCTGAAGGCGGGGGTATCTGCTGGCCGATTGAGATCCAATCTGCTCTACAGCGCCGTTCTGGTCACTCTTCTTGGGGGTGGTTGGATCTGGGTGGCTCTCCATTCCGTCGGGCGTTAG
- a CDS encoding DUF429 domain-containing protein, giving the protein MAPVNTTVGIDVGGPRKGFHAVALTGGAYAAQLATSDAEALAHWCRSVVLASLIAIDAPCRWSIDGRARPCERELRQQGIICFASPTRQAAACHPSGYYDWMLQGEALYRALEPSHPLATALPIDGPGCFETFPHAITWHLCGGQAQASQKRAQRRELLQQAGIDLAPLTSIDWIDAALCALTAWIVAAGGACVAYGEPQTGWIVVPGQPNHKMPITLA; this is encoded by the coding sequence ATGGCGCCCGTGAATACCACCGTGGGCATCGATGTTGGCGGCCCCCGCAAGGGCTTCCATGCCGTTGCCCTCACGGGCGGCGCCTATGCCGCCCAGTTGGCCACCAGCGATGCCGAGGCCCTCGCCCACTGGTGCCGCTCCGTGGTCCTGGCGAGCCTGATCGCCATCGATGCCCCCTGCCGCTGGAGCATTGATGGGCGCGCCCGACCCTGCGAACGGGAGCTGAGGCAGCAGGGGATCATCTGCTTCGCCTCTCCCACCCGCCAGGCCGCCGCCTGCCACCCCAGCGGCTACTACGACTGGATGCTGCAGGGGGAGGCGCTGTATCGGGCTCTCGAGCCCAGCCATCCGCTCGCCACCGCGCTCCCCATCGACGGGCCGGGCTGCTTCGAAACCTTCCCCCACGCCATCACCTGGCACCTGTGCGGCGGCCAGGCCCAGGCCTCCCAGAAGCGCGCGCAGCGCCGGGAGCTGCTGCAGCAGGCGGGGATCGATCTGGCACCGCTCACCAGCATCGACTGGATCGATGCTGCCCTCTGCGCCCTCACGGCCTGGATCGTCGCCGCCGGTGGCGCGTGCGTGGCCTATGGGGAGCCGCAGACGGGCTGGATCGTGGTGCCCGGCCAGCCCAACCACAAAATGCCCATCACGCTGGCCTGA
- a CDS encoding nucleotidyltransferase substrate binding protein, with protein sequence MAEADIRWRQRFDNFERALQVLARGVALAQQRPLSELEQQGLIQGFEFTHELAWNLLKDYLQYQGIEGIIGSRDATRLAFQSGLIDDGEGWMAMIKARNQSSHTYNLEQAKAIAHDVIDRFAPLFGALRVRFAALSDPRP encoded by the coding sequence ATGGCAGAGGCCGACATCCGCTGGCGCCAGCGGTTTGACAACTTCGAACGGGCCTTGCAGGTGCTGGCACGCGGTGTTGCGCTGGCGCAGCAGCGCCCGCTGAGCGAGCTGGAACAGCAGGGACTGATTCAGGGATTCGAGTTCACCCATGAACTCGCCTGGAATCTGCTCAAGGACTATCTGCAATATCAGGGAATCGAAGGCATCATTGGATCACGCGATGCCACTCGGCTGGCCTTCCAAAGTGGTCTTATCGACGATGGGGAGGGCTGGATGGCGATGATCAAGGCCCGCAACCAGTCTTCGCACACCTACAACCTCGAGCAGGCCAAGGCGATCGCCCACGACGTGATCGACCGCTTTGCGCCGCTGTTCGGCGCCCTGCGTGTTCGCTTCGCGGCTCTCAGCGATCCCCGGCCATGA
- a CDS encoding nucleotidyltransferase domain-containing protein encodes MISGAPLASAQAIGLPESAMAAIRRVLATYPEVESAILYGSRALGRHRPASDIDLTLTGHAISNATLARIDADLDDLLLPWLIDLSALAAIRHPALLDHIQRAGVLLYQRSDPPAFPA; translated from the coding sequence ATGATCAGCGGTGCCCCGCTGGCCTCAGCCCAGGCCATCGGCCTGCCGGAGTCGGCCATGGCGGCCATCCGGAGGGTGCTCGCCACCTATCCCGAGGTGGAGTCCGCGATCCTCTACGGATCCAGAGCCCTTGGCCGCCACCGCCCCGCCTCCGATATTGATCTCACCCTGACGGGCCACGCCATCAGCAACGCCACCCTGGCCCGAATCGACGCCGATCTCGATGATCTGCTCCTGCCCTGGCTGATCGATCTCTCCGCACTCGCCGCCATCCGCCATCCCGCCCTACTGGACCACATCCAACGGGCCGGCGTGCTGCTGTACCAACGCTCGGATCCGCCAGCCTTCCCTGCCTGA
- a CDS encoding type II toxin-antitoxin system Phd/YefM family antitoxin, whose product MVRPSREMDMHEAKAHLSRLVETIETGAEAEVVIARNGRPVARLTSLQSPQRPRRLGLARGRFVAPESIDAANPMIADLFEQG is encoded by the coding sequence ATGGTTCGTCCCAGCCGGGAGATGGACATGCACGAAGCGAAGGCCCACCTCTCCCGCCTGGTGGAGACGATCGAAACCGGCGCTGAGGCCGAGGTGGTGATCGCTCGCAACGGCCGGCCCGTGGCACGGCTCACCAGCCTGCAGTCGCCCCAGCGACCCCGCCGGCTGGGCCTCGCCCGCGGCCGGTTCGTGGCGCCCGAGTCGATCGATGCGGCCAATCCCATGATCGCCGATCTGTTCGAGCAGGGCTGA
- a CDS encoding TetR/AcrR family transcriptional regulator, whose product MPPADAGGDAAGPSARERRSQHKRQAVLDGARREFLQHGYATTSMDRVAAAAGVSKATVYGHFADKQALFRALTEAMVGERLSELFGASPQQALPAEPAAALRELAARCLECRHSQPQFLDFLRLVIAESERFPELAKTFLAQLERTGVGRVTALFEAIAGPAEAELRARLFMGALVHLILMQDLLHGREVAPVDREAYAELLVRLVSAPPGAPG is encoded by the coding sequence ATGCCCCCAGCCGATGCCGGTGGTGACGCTGCCGGCCCCAGCGCCCGCGAGCGGCGCAGCCAGCACAAGCGCCAGGCCGTTCTCGACGGCGCCCGGCGCGAATTTCTGCAGCACGGCTACGCCACCACCTCGATGGACCGCGTCGCCGCGGCGGCGGGCGTCTCGAAGGCCACCGTGTACGGCCACTTCGCCGATAAGCAGGCCCTGTTCCGCGCCCTCACCGAGGCGATGGTGGGCGAGCGCCTCAGCGAACTGTTCGGCGCCTCACCCCAGCAGGCCCTGCCGGCCGAGCCCGCCGCGGCACTGCGGGAACTGGCCGCCCGCTGCCTGGAGTGCCGCCACAGCCAGCCCCAGTTCCTGGACTTTCTGCGCCTGGTCATCGCCGAGTCGGAGCGGTTCCCCGAACTGGCCAAGACCTTCCTGGCCCAGCTGGAGCGCACCGGCGTGGGCCGGGTGACGGCGCTGTTCGAGGCCATCGCCGGCCCGGCGGAGGCGGAGCTGCGGGCGCGGCTGTTCATGGGCGCCCTGGTGCACCTGATCCTGATGCAGGACCTGCTGCACGGCCGCGAGGTGGCCCCGGTGGACCGGGAGGCCTACGCCGAGCTGCTGGTGCGATTGGTGAGCGCACCGCCGGGGGCTCCGGGCTGA
- a CDS encoding HlyD family efflux transporter periplasmic adaptor subunit translates to MVGRRAQLGLVAAGGALLLALGVGLLRRATPPPPPVVERPVRTVTALGRLEPVSALRTIAAPLSGAGQPTLQALLVDRGDAVQAGQLLALLDNQPQLEAAVAAARAEVNLARSRLAIARADAGSGEDSQRAKVRSLEAQQRTAATEAARYQSLFTSGAVSAEERDNRRLSLDTITASLQEARVLLARQQARSSAGDGGVDLDVEASRRVLEQAQANLQRAIAARDDNLIRAPIAGTVLQVFARAGEAPGAAGILQLGQTGRMQAVAEVYESDLPRVRRGQPVRITSPALTQPLQGRVEQIGAIVLRQNLINTDPSANTDNRVVEVRAPLTPESSRRAAGFTNLQVRVVIGP, encoded by the coding sequence ATGGTGGGGCGGCGGGCGCAGCTGGGGCTGGTGGCGGCGGGCGGGGCCTTGCTGCTGGCCCTGGGCGTCGGCCTGCTGCGCCGCGCCACGCCGCCGCCGCCGCCGGTGGTCGAGCGGCCGGTCCGCACCGTCACCGCCCTGGGCCGGCTGGAGCCGGTCAGCGCCCTGCGCACGATCGCAGCGCCGCTCTCGGGCGCCGGCCAGCCCACCCTGCAGGCCCTGCTGGTCGACCGCGGTGATGCGGTGCAGGCCGGCCAGCTGCTGGCGCTGCTCGACAACCAGCCCCAGCTGGAGGCCGCCGTGGCGGCGGCCCGGGCCGAGGTGAACCTGGCCCGTTCGCGGCTGGCGATCGCCCGCGCCGATGCCGGCAGCGGCGAGGACAGCCAGCGGGCCAAGGTGCGCTCCCTTGAGGCCCAGCAGCGCACGGCCGCCACCGAGGCCGCCCGTTACCAGAGCCTGTTCACCAGCGGTGCCGTGTCGGCCGAAGAGCGCGACAACCGCCGCCTCAGCCTCGACACCATCACCGCCTCGCTGCAGGAGGCCCGGGTGCTGCTGGCGCGGCAGCAGGCGCGCAGCAGCGCCGGCGACGGCGGCGTGGATCTGGATGTGGAGGCCTCCCGGCGCGTGCTGGAGCAGGCCCAGGCCAACCTGCAGCGCGCCATCGCCGCCCGCGACGACAACCTGATCCGGGCGCCGATCGCCGGAACCGTGTTGCAGGTGTTCGCCCGGGCGGGCGAGGCCCCCGGGGCGGCGGGAATCCTGCAGCTGGGCCAGACCGGCCGGATGCAGGCGGTGGCGGAGGTGTACGAGAGCGATCTGCCGCGGGTGCGGCGGGGGCAGCCGGTGCGGATCACCAGCCCGGCCCTGACCCAGCCGCTGCAGGGCCGGGTGGAGCAGATCGGCGCGATCGTGCTGCGCCAGAACCTGATCAACACCGATCCGAGCGCCAACACCGACAACCGGGTGGTGGAGGTGCGCGCCCCGCTGACGCCGGAGAGCAGCCGGCGGGCGGCGGGGTTCACCAACCTGCAGGTGCGGGTGGTGATCGGGCCATGA
- the devC gene encoding ABC transporter permease DevC, which yields MRTPLGWLQLRHDRGRFLVALAGIAFADLLMFMQLGFQAALYDSNTRLDRAFRGDVVLISPKALNLQNLSTFPRRRLLQALDVPGVVEAQGLYIRTVNWRNPQTLHSATVQVLGFDPDADVLRLPEVRAQADRLKLPDTVLFDRGARGRYGEVIARLDRGEPVTSEIERRTIAVGGLFRLGASFGADATLMASDQTFLRMFPRAKAGSISVGLLTLAPGEPVAPVVRALRRHLPDDVQVLSHADYVQFEENYWRTASPVGFIFGLGTAMAFVVGVVIVYQVLSTDVNAHLQEYATFKAMGFRQRWLLLVVVEQALILAALGFIPGALMPVWLYAVAAKATSLPIAMTLGRATTVFVLTLVMCLASGAIATRRLQAADPAELF from the coding sequence ATGAGAACCCCGCTCGGCTGGCTGCAACTCCGCCACGACCGCGGCCGCTTCCTGGTGGCCCTCGCCGGCATCGCCTTCGCCGATCTGCTGATGTTCATGCAGCTGGGCTTCCAGGCGGCTCTCTACGACAGCAACACCCGCCTGGATCGCGCCTTCCGGGGCGATGTGGTGCTGATCAGCCCGAAGGCGCTGAACCTGCAGAACCTCTCCACCTTTCCGCGCCGCCGGCTGCTGCAGGCCCTGGATGTGCCCGGGGTGGTGGAGGCCCAGGGGCTCTACATCCGCACGGTGAACTGGCGCAATCCCCAGACCCTGCACAGCGCCACGGTGCAGGTGCTGGGCTTCGATCCGGATGCCGATGTGCTGCGATTGCCGGAGGTGCGGGCCCAGGCCGATCGCCTCAAGCTGCCCGACACGGTGCTGTTCGACCGGGGCGCCCGGGGCCGCTATGGCGAGGTGATCGCCCGGCTCGATCGCGGCGAGCCGGTGACCAGTGAGATCGAGCGGCGCACCATCGCCGTGGGCGGCCTGTTCCGGCTGGGGGCCTCCTTCGGGGCCGATGCCACCTTGATGGCCAGCGACCAGACGTTCCTGCGGATGTTCCCGCGGGCGAAGGCCGGCAGCATCAGTGTCGGGCTGCTCACCCTGGCGCCGGGGGAACCGGTGGCGCCGGTGGTGCGGGCGCTGCGGCGCCACCTGCCGGACGACGTGCAGGTGCTCAGCCACGCCGACTACGTGCAGTTCGAGGAGAACTACTGGCGGACGGCCAGCCCCGTGGGCTTCATCTTCGGGCTGGGCACGGCCATGGCCTTCGTGGTGGGGGTGGTGATCGTCTACCAGGTGCTCTCCACCGATGTGAACGCCCACCTGCAGGAGTACGCCACCTTCAAGGCGATGGGCTTCCGCCAGCGCTGGCTGCTGCTGGTGGTGGTGGAGCAGGCCCTGATCCTGGCGGCCCTGGGCTTCATCCCCGGCGCGCTGATGCCGGTGTGGCTGTACGCGGTGGCGGCGAAGGCCACCAGCCTGCCGATCGCCATGACCCTGGGGCGGGCCACCACGGTGTTCGTGCTGACGCTGGTGATGTGCCTGGCTTCCGGGGCGATCGCCACCCGGCGGCTGCAGGCGGCCGATCCGGCCGAGCTCTTCTGA
- a CDS encoding ATP-binding cassette domain-containing protein, which produces MASAIVIEGLNHHFGRGAVRRQVLFDVALEVDVGEIVLLTGPSGSGKTTLLTLIGGLRAAQGGRLRVLGRELVGATALQLTLARREHGYIFQAHNLHRSLTATQNVRMALEMRGTLSDAEMDRRARRILESVGLGDHLDVKPAQLSGGQKQRVAVARALVGEPPLLLADEPTAALDSRSGREVVLLMQRLAREQGCTILLVTHDSRILDIADRTLSLEDGRLC; this is translated from the coding sequence ATGGCCAGCGCGATCGTGATCGAGGGGCTCAACCACCACTTCGGGCGGGGCGCGGTGCGGCGCCAGGTGCTGTTCGATGTGGCCCTAGAGGTGGACGTCGGCGAGATCGTGCTGCTCACCGGCCCATCCGGCTCCGGCAAGACCACCCTGCTGACCCTGATCGGCGGGCTGCGGGCTGCCCAGGGGGGCCGGCTGCGGGTGCTGGGGCGGGAGCTGGTGGGGGCCACGGCGCTGCAGCTCACCCTGGCCCGCCGTGAGCACGGCTACATCTTCCAGGCCCACAACCTGCACCGCAGCCTTACCGCCACCCAGAACGTGCGCATGGCGCTGGAGATGCGCGGCACCCTCAGCGACGCCGAGATGGATCGGCGCGCGCGGCGGATCCTCGAGAGCGTGGGGCTGGGGGATCACCTGGATGTCAAGCCGGCCCAGCTCTCGGGCGGACAGAAGCAGCGGGTGGCGGTGGCGCGAGCCCTGGTGGGGGAGCCGCCGCTGCTGCTGGCCGATGAACCCACCGCCGCCCTCGACAGCCGCTCCGGCCGCGAGGTGGTGCTGCTGATGCAGCGGCTGGCGCGGGAGCAGGGCTGCACGATCCTGCTGGTGACCCACGACAGCCGCATCCTCGACATCGCCGACCGCACCCTGTCGTTGGAGGATGGCCGGCTCTGCTGA
- a CDS encoding SAM-dependent methyltransferase, with the protein MFSLADSDLAGRILGCGDGPAGFQAEATRRGLSVISCDPIYAFTKEEIASRIAATYTEVIEQTRRNPSAFVWDTIASVEELGQVRMAAMQAFLEDYPAGLLEGRYVKAELPALPFSDQAFDLALCSHLLFLYSRQLDAAFHQASLLELCRVAREVRVFPLLELGGTVSPHLAGQVEILRATGFQLSLERVGYEFQRGACEMLRIQRDDG; encoded by the coding sequence ATGTTCTCCCTGGCCGACAGCGATCTGGCGGGCCGGATCCTGGGCTGCGGGGATGGCCCTGCCGGCTTCCAGGCGGAGGCCACCAGGCGGGGCCTGTCGGTGATCTCCTGCGATCCCATCTACGCCTTCACGAAGGAAGAGATCGCATCCCGGATCGCCGCCACCTACACGGAGGTCATCGAGCAGACCAGGCGGAATCCATCAGCCTTCGTCTGGGACACCATCGCGTCCGTTGAGGAGCTTGGTCAGGTCCGCATGGCGGCGATGCAAGCCTTTCTCGAGGATTATCCGGCCGGCCTGCTGGAGGGGCGGTATGTGAAGGCCGAACTGCCGGCGCTTCCGTTCTCCGATCAAGCCTTCGACCTGGCACTCTGCTCCCACCTGTTGTTCCTGTACAGCCGCCAGTTGGACGCGGCGTTTCACCAGGCCTCGCTGTTGGAGCTCTGTCGCGTGGCCCGAGAGGTCAGAGTGTTTCCTTTGCTGGAGTTGGGCGGGACGGTGTCTCCCCATCTCGCCGGACAGGTGGAGATCCTGCGGGCGACGGGATTTCAGCTGTCGTTGGAACGCGTGGGCTACGAATTCCAGCGGGGGGCCTGCGAGATGCTGCGCATTCAGCGTGATGATGGCTGA
- a CDS encoding GNAT family N-acetyltransferase, with amino-acid sequence MPPVVVRQAGPDDLEVIVPLFDGYRQFYGQPSELDRVRAFLKQRLVQGDSALLIAEADRRALGFTQLYPSFSSVSMARIFILNDLFVVPEARRSGVARRLLEAAVRHAREAGAIRLTLSTAHTNTAAQALYASVGWERDADFSVYHYGLSR; translated from the coding sequence TTGCCCCCCGTTGTTGTCCGTCAAGCCGGTCCCGATGATCTGGAGGTGATCGTTCCGCTGTTCGACGGTTATCGCCAGTTCTATGGCCAGCCGTCCGAACTGGATCGCGTCCGAGCGTTCCTGAAGCAACGGCTGGTCCAGGGCGACTCGGCGCTGCTGATCGCCGAAGCCGATCGCCGGGCGCTCGGGTTCACCCAGCTCTATCCATCGTTCTCTTCGGTGTCGATGGCGCGGATCTTCATCCTCAACGACCTGTTCGTGGTGCCCGAGGCCAGGCGCTCGGGGGTGGCCCGCCGCCTGCTGGAGGCCGCCGTGCGCCATGCCCGCGAGGCCGGCGCCATCCGGCTCACCCTCTCCACTGCCCACACCAACACTGCCGCCCAGGCGCTCTATGCCTCGGTCGGCTGGGAGCGTGATGCGGACTTCAGCGTCTATCACTACGGCCTTTCCCGTTGA
- a CDS encoding CPBP family intramembrane glutamic endopeptidase, translating to METTAAEGASAGASGPRVRPTIRLGIALWLAYSALAGVLQFRTGIPYTDWFRTAGHAFATAVVPLTIGGLALLAFSRWCRWDHVWRDPVRLRCTGLMKLSMLAWLAMIAFRLVGIQWSAVPPALLLAILAAGLGVGFAEELLFRGLFLRCLRQGGRSEASAAIWTGVCFGLFHLPNMAMGMGWIGAIQVVLAALSGILLYVFRRYTGLIWPAMVAHGLWDISTFLAGGYAYPWLSAASVAAQGVFVVLGLLVYVGLYRSDRGTVVIPALAVATM from the coding sequence ATGGAGACCACCGCAGCGGAGGGCGCCTCGGCGGGTGCCAGCGGCCCGCGCGTCCGTCCGACGATCCGTCTGGGGATCGCGCTCTGGCTCGCCTACAGCGCCCTGGCCGGAGTCCTGCAATTCCGCACCGGCATTCCTTACACGGACTGGTTCAGGACGGCCGGCCATGCCTTCGCCACGGCGGTCGTCCCCCTCACCATCGGGGGCCTGGCGCTGCTGGCCTTCAGCCGCTGGTGCCGCTGGGACCATGTCTGGCGGGATCCCGTGCGACTGCGCTGCACCGGCCTGATGAAGCTGTCGATGCTGGCCTGGTTGGCGATGATCGCCTTCCGCCTGGTGGGCATCCAGTGGAGCGCGGTGCCGCCGGCCCTGCTGCTGGCCATCCTCGCCGCCGGCCTCGGCGTGGGCTTCGCCGAGGAGTTGCTGTTCCGCGGCCTGTTTCTGCGCTGTCTGCGCCAGGGGGGCCGCTCGGAAGCCAGCGCCGCGATCTGGACAGGCGTCTGCTTCGGCCTGTTCCATCTCCCCAACATGGCCATGGGGATGGGCTGGATCGGGGCGATCCAGGTGGTGCTGGCGGCCCTGAGCGGCATCCTTCTTTATGTGTTTCGCCGCTACACGGGCCTGATCTGGCCGGCGATGGTGGCCCATGGCCTCTGGGACATCTCGACCTTCCTGGCCGGTGGCTATGCCTACCCGTGGCTTTCGGCCGCTTCCGTTGCGGCGCAGGGAGTGTTCGTGGTGCTTGGCCTGCTCGTCTACGTGGGCCTCTACCGCAGCGACCGGGGCACGGTGGTGATTCCTGCTCTTGCAGTGGCTACAATGTGA
- a CDS encoding AbrB/MazE/SpoVT family DNA-binding domain-containing protein, translated as MRAKLVRIGNSRGLRLAKPLLEEAGLTDEVEIHAAPGVLTITPVAAPRSGWAEAAAAVAPEGLLDAATPTRFDEGEWEW; from the coding sequence GTGAGGGCCAAGCTGGTCAGGATCGGCAATTCACGCGGTCTTCGCCTGGCCAAGCCGCTGCTCGAGGAAGCTGGCCTCACCGATGAGGTGGAGATCCACGCCGCCCCTGGTGTGCTGACCATCACGCCTGTGGCGGCGCCGCGGTCCGGGTGGGCCGAGGCCGCTGCAGCCGTGGCGCCCGAGGGTCTCCTGGATGCGGCCACTCCCACCCGCTTCGACGAAGGGGAATGGGAGTGGTGA
- a CDS encoding type II toxin-antitoxin system PemK/MazF family toxin yields the protein MGVVTDVAICRGDIFLVAFNPTRGQEIRKTRPCVVVSPDELNAHMGTFIVAPLTTGAHPYPFRVPCSFQGKEGHVVPDQLRTVDRERLVQRLGTLPSDTLLQLLTILQEMFAA from the coding sequence ATGGGAGTGGTGACGGACGTCGCCATCTGCCGCGGTGACATCTTTCTGGTGGCGTTCAATCCCACCCGCGGCCAGGAGATCCGCAAGACCAGGCCCTGCGTGGTCGTGTCGCCCGACGAACTCAACGCCCACATGGGCACGTTCATCGTGGCGCCGTTGACGACCGGTGCCCATCCCTACCCCTTCCGCGTTCCTTGCTCGTTCCAGGGCAAAGAAGGCCACGTCGTGCCTGACCAGCTGCGCACGGTTGATCGCGAACGGCTGGTGCAGCGGCTGGGCACCCTGCCGAGCGACACCCTGCTCCAGCTCCTGACCATCCTTCAGGAGATGTTCGCGGCCTGA